A DNA window from Bdellovibrio sp. BCCA contains the following coding sequences:
- a CDS encoding LysR family transcriptional regulator, whose amino-acid sequence MTIDQLETLEMIVEKGSFKAASEHLHKTQPSLSVAIKKLEEEFDLQLFNREEYRPKLTPEGLVFYNWAKQCLYSFRELKTVGTELGSKKVEPFLTIVLDPLVRFEVLTGIFQETVLSKHPTEMTFRSEIMTVGEELLLSGEADFSISTKSSDNDKIESVPFDRIEMIPVIAKTLAKKHPGLTYKSLKTCPQVIVLSQGDKSSLLKDAKGFVADSKKCFVTDHSLKHKMIVNGFGWGRLARNEVETDLKKGHLVEIRDENIKPFTLDLHIMRIKHKPMGPMARAVWEQLLQNATLKNSKKSGKRN is encoded by the coding sequence TTGACCATAGATCAGCTTGAGACGTTAGAAATGATCGTAGAAAAGGGCAGTTTTAAGGCGGCCTCGGAACATTTACACAAGACGCAGCCAAGTTTGAGTGTCGCTATTAAAAAGCTCGAAGAAGAATTTGATCTGCAGCTTTTTAACCGCGAAGAGTATCGGCCAAAGCTTACTCCGGAAGGTTTGGTTTTTTACAACTGGGCGAAGCAATGTCTTTATTCGTTTCGAGAACTCAAGACCGTCGGAACAGAATTGGGATCCAAAAAAGTTGAACCCTTTTTAACGATTGTTTTAGATCCGTTAGTCCGTTTTGAAGTTTTAACAGGGATTTTTCAAGAGACAGTTTTAAGCAAGCATCCCACCGAAATGACTTTTCGTTCTGAGATCATGACCGTCGGAGAAGAGTTGTTGCTTTCTGGTGAGGCAGATTTTTCCATCTCTACAAAGTCCTCTGATAACGACAAAATTGAGAGTGTGCCTTTTGATCGAATTGAAATGATTCCGGTGATTGCAAAAACTTTGGCAAAAAAGCATCCGGGCCTGACGTACAAATCTTTAAAGACCTGTCCTCAAGTGATCGTTCTTTCGCAAGGTGATAAGAGCAGTCTTCTTAAGGATGCAAAAGGTTTCGTGGCGGATTCCAAAAAATGTTTTGTGACGGATCACAGTTTGAAACACAAAATGATCGTCAATGGTTTTGGTTGGGGACGGCTTGCACGCAATGAAGTTGAAACCGATCTAAAAAAAGGTCATTTGGTAGAGATTCGCGACGAAAATATAAAACCTTTTACGTTGGATCTACATATCATGCGCATTAAGCACAAACCTATGGGGCCTATGGCGCGCGCCGTGTGGGAACAGCTTTTACAGAATGCGACTTTGAAGAATTCTAAGAAATCTGGGAAAAGAAATTAG
- a CDS encoding EcsC family protein has protein sequence MDAVDLQFLRMANELLEKPSLTARIAAKVGAPVEKGLTLLPKKIQSTVHKATEKSIHVAFEVAASTMEKNHGKESNNFAHKAMVAGTGGLGGFFGPLALAVELPISTTLIMRSIIDIAQSEGEDISDPETKFACLEVFAFGGYSTSDDAAGSGYLMTRAALAKTFTDAAKVFIERGIANESAPLLVRLLASIASRFQLVVTEKVAAQMMPFIGALGGAGINVIFMNHFQDMARGHFIVRRLERKYGVAEVQRQYLEIKI, from the coding sequence ATGGATGCAGTAGATCTTCAATTTTTGCGAATGGCGAATGAGCTTCTTGAGAAGCCGAGTCTCACGGCGCGGATTGCGGCGAAGGTGGGAGCTCCGGTTGAGAAGGGTCTGACTCTTTTGCCTAAGAAAATTCAGTCAACTGTTCATAAGGCGACGGAGAAATCTATTCATGTGGCTTTTGAAGTCGCTGCTTCTACGATGGAAAAAAACCATGGCAAAGAGTCGAACAACTTTGCGCACAAGGCGATGGTGGCTGGCACTGGCGGGCTTGGTGGATTTTTTGGGCCGTTAGCTTTGGCCGTAGAACTTCCAATTTCTACAACACTGATCATGCGTTCGATTATTGATATTGCGCAAAGTGAAGGTGAAGACATCAGCGATCCCGAAACAAAGTTTGCTTGCCTGGAAGTTTTTGCCTTTGGTGGATATTCGACCTCGGATGACGCGGCAGGATCGGGATATCTGATGACTCGCGCGGCTTTAGCAAAAACGTTTACGGATGCCGCAAAAGTTTTTATTGAAAGAGGTATTGCCAATGAAAGCGCGCCTCTTCTTGTCCGGCTTCTTGCGAGCATTGCTTCTCGATTTCAATTGGTCGTTACGGAAAAAGTGGCGGCACAGATGATGCCTTTCATCGGCGCATTGGGTGGCGCTGGTATTAACGTTATCTTTATGAATCACTTTCAAGATATGGCACGAGGGCACTTTATCGTGCGCCGACTTGAGCGCAAGTATGGCGTTGCGGAAGTTCAACGCCAGTACTTGGAAATCAAAATCTAA
- a CDS encoding CBS domain-containing protein, which translates to MKMALKDHMTRKIVTVSQDATAAEAYRLMTNYWIRHLPVMDAEEEYIVGMLSDRDLLRTPGPETKVQQLMSSPIKTFSIETPIRDVVDAMIEEKVSAFLITKNDEVVGIVTSEDLLVLLDQILKRDDDTMTWSLSEIFTNPALQRAAYLVGQAGI; encoded by the coding sequence ATGAAAATGGCTCTTAAAGATCATATGACTCGAAAAATTGTAACCGTCAGTCAGGATGCGACGGCAGCTGAGGCTTATCGTTTGATGACGAATTATTGGATTCGTCATTTGCCGGTGATGGATGCAGAGGAAGAGTATATCGTCGGAATGCTTTCAGACAGAGACTTGCTTAGAACTCCGGGACCAGAAACAAAGGTTCAGCAGTTGATGAGCTCGCCCATAAAAACTTTCAGCATCGAAACGCCTATTCGAGATGTTGTCGACGCAATGATTGAAGAAAAAGTTTCGGCCTTCTTGATTACGAAAAATGACGAAGTTGTCGGTATTGTTACTTCGGAAGATTTGTTGGTTCTTTTAGATCAAATCTTAAAACGTGATGACGACACGATGACTTGGAGTTTGAGCGAGATCTTTACCAATCCCGCTTTGCAACGAGCCGCCTACTTGGTTGGCCAAGCCGGAATTTAG
- a CDS encoding UDP-N-acetylmuramoyl-tripeptide--D-alanyl-D-alanine ligase — protein MRAMDVQTIVRATGAQTLSLVEKNFAGIGTDTRADLKGQLFIPLKGDAFDAHQFLEKAVQQGATGLLVHEENEQVQKLKGQVTILKVPDTLKALQRLGTWARRESHAKVLGITGSNGKTTTKEFTAALLGTTLNVHYNKGSFNNHWGVPFTLLQLPPTKDVAIVEMGMNHAGELTELVHIAEPDVVVCTMVGRAHMEFFGTIEKVAEAKEEIYEAAGPNTIRIYNLDNEQTHNMYVKACEKYDHSKLMTFSSEDPRADVHLMISSMTMSELSVKGKIGGKEGAAVVQVFGSQNLTNLMAAASLGLAAGMTPEEIWKGLPECKTNWGRNQLVHLKSGAQMIFDAYNANPDSMKALIDNMKLLTVSGRKVGVFGQMRELGSASASLHEELGTWVGAAGFDKVYFIGDDYEAFSRGLSKVGYQNPTLIEKDFKDASGQDLAQYLKAGDIAVVKASRGTKLERFVFPCEPLDFSEKQ, from the coding sequence ATGAGAGCCATGGACGTGCAAACCATTGTCAGGGCCACGGGAGCACAAACGCTCAGCCTTGTTGAAAAGAATTTTGCGGGAATCGGAACAGATACACGCGCGGATTTAAAAGGACAGCTTTTTATTCCTCTAAAAGGGGACGCTTTTGATGCGCATCAGTTTTTAGAAAAGGCAGTTCAACAAGGGGCCACAGGTCTTCTTGTGCACGAAGAAAACGAGCAAGTGCAAAAGCTGAAGGGCCAAGTCACGATTCTGAAAGTGCCTGATACTTTGAAAGCTTTGCAGCGTTTGGGGACTTGGGCTCGTCGTGAATCTCACGCAAAAGTTTTAGGAATCACAGGTTCTAACGGAAAAACCACGACAAAAGAGTTTACAGCTGCTTTGTTAGGAACGACATTGAACGTTCACTACAACAAAGGAAGCTTTAACAATCATTGGGGTGTTCCGTTTACACTTTTGCAACTGCCACCAACTAAAGATGTGGCGATTGTTGAAATGGGAATGAATCATGCGGGCGAGCTCACAGAGTTGGTTCACATTGCAGAGCCTGACGTTGTTGTCTGCACGATGGTGGGACGCGCACACATGGAATTTTTTGGCACGATTGAAAAAGTCGCTGAAGCCAAAGAAGAAATTTACGAAGCAGCTGGTCCAAACACCATTCGCATCTATAATCTCGACAATGAGCAAACTCATAATATGTATGTGAAGGCTTGTGAAAAGTATGATCATTCAAAACTCATGACGTTTTCTTCCGAAGATCCTCGTGCCGATGTGCACTTGATGATCAGTTCCATGACGATGAGTGAACTTTCCGTGAAAGGAAAGATCGGCGGTAAAGAAGGTGCTGCCGTCGTGCAAGTGTTTGGTTCACAAAACTTAACGAATCTTATGGCGGCGGCGTCTTTGGGGCTTGCGGCAGGAATGACTCCAGAGGAAATCTGGAAAGGCCTTCCTGAATGTAAAACAAATTGGGGACGCAATCAGCTTGTGCATCTAAAATCCGGCGCACAGATGATCTTTGATGCTTACAATGCCAATCCCGACAGTATGAAAGCTTTGATCGACAATATGAAACTTCTCACAGTGTCTGGTCGTAAAGTCGGTGTTTTTGGGCAAATGCGTGAACTGGGTTCTGCTTCCGCATCTTTGCATGAAGAACTGGGAACGTGGGTCGGCGCTGCGGGTTTTGATAAAGTTTATTTTATCGGTGATGACTATGAAGCGTTCTCTCGCGGTTTGAGCAAAGTGGGATATCAAAATCCCACTTTGATCGAAAAAGACTTTAAGGACGCTTCCGGACAGGATCTAGCACAATATCTGAAAGCGGGGGATATTGCGGTGGTAAAAGCCTCACGAGGGACAAAGCTTGAACGCTTCGTTTTTCCTTGTGAGCCTTTGGACTTTTCGGAGAAACAGTAG
- a CDS encoding Spy/CpxP family protein refolding chaperone: MRHHHHHHHHYRRRWPKVLGILFAIGSVGFLAGCHKSPEERMTAISEKIADKLDFNAQQKALLTDITSELKKDFAEEKNLRKSMKDDFKSMILADDLDKAKIKEHIKARQERMNSKIDKYLNKVAALHKTLTPEQKKELIDKIEKFQHRWE; this comes from the coding sequence ATGAGACATCATCACCATCACCACCATCATTACAGAAGAAGATGGCCCAAGGTTTTAGGAATTCTTTTTGCGATTGGCAGTGTCGGCTTCCTAGCTGGTTGCCATAAAAGTCCTGAAGAACGCATGACCGCGATCAGTGAGAAAATCGCTGATAAACTTGATTTTAATGCTCAACAAAAAGCTTTGCTCACAGATATCACTTCAGAACTTAAGAAAGATTTTGCTGAAGAAAAAAATCTGCGCAAGTCGATGAAAGACGATTTCAAAAGCATGATTCTGGCCGACGATCTTGATAAAGCCAAAATCAAAGAGCACATCAAAGCTCGCCAAGAACGTATGAATTCTAAAATCGATAAATATCTGAATAAGGTGGCAGCTCTTCATAAGACTCTGACACCGGAACAGAAAAAAGAATTGATTGATAAGATCGAAAAATTCCAACACAGATGGGAGTAG
- the mraY gene encoding phospho-N-acetylmuramoyl-pentapeptide-transferase: MLYQWLYSMADQFSPLNVFRYITVRTFISFFTAFLLCWMWGPHFIKRLQMKHFGQSIRDDGPQTHKKKAGTPTMGGGLILLSTLIPCLLWVDMMNPLVWAVLIITWGFGLIGYMDDWLKVSKKNSKGLSGKIRLAGEFLISGAVIGYLVHFHGLSTAVTIPFVKSVSLDIGYFYILFGALVVVGTANAVNLTDGLDGLAIVPVMISAATLGLFAYVTGHYSIASYLQIPHVVGAGELTPVAATIVAAGMGFLWFNAYPAQVFMGDVGSLSLGGFLGTMAVITQNELLMVVLGGVFVVEALSVITQVISFKMTGKRVFKMAPIHHHFELGGLTETKIIVRFWIISILLAVLSLATLKLR, encoded by the coding sequence ATGCTTTATCAATGGCTTTATTCGATGGCGGATCAGTTTTCGCCACTGAACGTTTTTCGGTACATCACCGTTCGTACTTTCATCTCATTTTTCACAGCGTTTTTGTTGTGCTGGATGTGGGGTCCTCACTTCATTAAACGTTTGCAGATGAAACACTTTGGTCAAAGTATTCGTGATGACGGCCCTCAAACTCACAAGAAAAAAGCCGGAACGCCAACAATGGGTGGAGGTCTGATTCTTCTTTCCACTTTGATCCCATGTTTGTTGTGGGTGGATATGATGAATCCTTTGGTGTGGGCAGTGCTCATCATCACTTGGGGGTTTGGTTTGATCGGTTACATGGATGACTGGCTCAAAGTGAGTAAGAAAAATTCCAAAGGACTTTCCGGAAAAATCCGTTTGGCTGGAGAGTTTCTTATCAGTGGAGCTGTGATCGGATACCTTGTTCATTTCCACGGACTTAGCACTGCTGTGACAATTCCATTTGTGAAGTCGGTGTCTTTGGATATCGGTTACTTCTATATTCTATTCGGTGCTCTTGTTGTTGTTGGAACCGCCAACGCCGTGAATTTGACAGACGGTTTGGACGGTCTCGCAATTGTGCCAGTGATGATCTCGGCTGCGACCTTGGGACTTTTTGCTTATGTGACAGGTCACTATTCGATCGCCTCTTACTTGCAAATTCCTCACGTCGTCGGTGCGGGAGAGTTAACTCCAGTCGCAGCAACCATTGTTGCCGCAGGTATGGGGTTCTTATGGTTTAATGCCTATCCCGCGCAAGTGTTCATGGGGGACGTCGGTTCACTTTCCTTGGGTGGATTTCTAGGAACGATGGCGGTGATCACTCAAAATGAACTTTTGATGGTTGTCTTAGGCGGTGTTTTCGTGGTGGAAGCATTGTCCGTTATCACACAGGTGATTTCGTTTAAAATGACGGGGAAAAGGGTCTTTAAAATGGCGCCGATTCATCACCACTTTGAATTAGGCGGTTTAACAGAAACAAAGATCATTGTGCGTTTCTGGATTATTTCTATTTTATTAGCTGTATTAAGTCTTGCGACTCTGAAGTTGAGGTAA
- the murD gene encoding UDP-N-acetylmuramoyl-L-alanine--D-glutamate ligase: MYKEFSELKDKRILVVGLGKTGASLAHFLTKHGAQVTVTDHKSKPELSTQLEQLGDLPIKFELGGHSPKTFIAQDLVILSPGVPSNLKIFDYARSQGIKITGEFEFSAGFIKEPIIGLTGTNGKTTVAKITEAILKESGIKTWVGGANEKPLVDYLRSDEKAQVVIAEVSSFMLEHCDTFNPMNIVFTNLAENHLDRYRSMEEYVNAKRRIFKNTNQATTSILNADDNAVVELARDPAVQRGRIFYFSRKPALEPQIMNIGGAVNIGDEIRVRTGPEIESFTIKNMKMRGKHSVENVMAAILASREHGATREAVQKVIDTFTGLPHRIEYVRKVGGVLFYNDSKATNVHAVLRALDTFDENVILIAGGKDTNLNYEPLRNAVKRKVKTLILVGEAKERINRDLGDFSETFLIGTFEEAVLIAYQKSRIGDTVLLSPGCSSFDMFDSFEERGDYFKEIVRKFH; encoded by the coding sequence ATGTATAAAGAGTTTAGTGAATTAAAAGATAAAAGAATTCTTGTCGTCGGTCTTGGTAAAACAGGTGCGTCTTTGGCGCACTTTCTTACTAAGCACGGCGCTCAAGTGACGGTGACGGATCACAAATCCAAGCCAGAGCTTTCAACTCAGTTGGAGCAATTAGGTGATTTGCCAATCAAGTTTGAATTGGGTGGTCACAGTCCAAAAACTTTCATTGCTCAAGACTTGGTGATTTTGTCTCCGGGTGTTCCAAGCAATTTGAAAATCTTTGATTACGCACGTTCTCAAGGAATCAAAATCACGGGAGAGTTTGAATTCTCTGCGGGATTCATTAAAGAGCCGATCATTGGTCTTACTGGAACAAACGGCAAAACGACTGTGGCGAAAATCACAGAGGCGATCCTGAAAGAATCCGGTATTAAAACTTGGGTCGGTGGCGCGAATGAAAAGCCATTGGTTGATTACTTGCGTTCAGATGAAAAAGCGCAAGTGGTGATCGCGGAAGTTTCAAGCTTCATGCTTGAGCATTGCGATACTTTCAATCCAATGAATATCGTTTTCACAAACTTGGCTGAAAACCATTTGGATCGTTATCGCTCAATGGAAGAATACGTGAATGCAAAAAGACGTATCTTCAAAAACACAAACCAAGCGACAACAAGCATCTTGAATGCTGATGACAACGCGGTTGTTGAATTGGCGCGTGATCCAGCGGTTCAACGTGGACGTATTTTCTACTTCTCCCGCAAGCCAGCTTTGGAACCACAAATCATGAACATCGGTGGTGCCGTGAATATCGGAGACGAAATCCGCGTGCGCACAGGTCCAGAGATTGAAAGCTTCACAATCAAGAACATGAAAATGCGCGGTAAGCATTCTGTTGAAAACGTGATGGCAGCGATCTTGGCATCACGCGAGCACGGTGCGACTCGTGAAGCGGTTCAGAAAGTGATCGATACTTTCACAGGTCTTCCTCATCGTATTGAATACGTGCGCAAAGTCGGCGGAGTTTTGTTCTACAACGACTCTAAGGCGACAAACGTGCACGCAGTTCTTCGCGCATTGGACACTTTCGATGAAAACGTGATTTTGATCGCCGGTGGTAAAGACACGAACTTGAACTACGAACCTCTTCGCAACGCCGTTAAGAGAAAGGTCAAGACCTTGATCTTAGTCGGGGAAGCGAAAGAGAGAATCAACCGCGACCTTGGTGATTTCTCTGAAACGTTCTTGATCGGAACTTTTGAAGAAGCGGTCTTGATCGCTTACCAAAAGTCGAGAATCGGTGACACAGTTTTGTTGTCTCCAGGTTGTTCGTCTTTTGACATGTTTGACAGTTTCGAAGAACGCGGCGATTATTTTAAAGAAATCGTGAGAAAGTTTCATTGA
- a CDS encoding response regulator transcription factor, with amino-acid sequence MNRILLIDDDQKLGELLKQYFNQFELQIVQSILPSEGLQLLKKDKIDAIILDVMLPEMDGFEVCKKIRSFSEVPILMLTARGETSDKVLGLELGVDDYLPKPFEARELVARIKSLIRRSKKSSSSSSGKLKSGSLLLDTQLRAAFLEGQNLNLSTHEYELLKLLMSHPGQSLSRDRIMDDLRGVDWEAYNRSIDVAISRLRQKLKDPARLPVFLRTVWGEGYCFIAPVEEVL; translated from the coding sequence ATGAATCGCATACTTCTGATCGATGACGATCAAAAATTAGGTGAACTTCTAAAGCAGTATTTCAATCAGTTTGAACTGCAGATCGTGCAATCAATATTGCCATCAGAAGGTTTGCAACTTCTTAAGAAAGATAAAATCGATGCGATTATTTTGGATGTGATGTTGCCGGAGATGGACGGCTTTGAGGTTTGTAAAAAAATTCGCAGTTTTAGTGAAGTGCCGATCTTAATGCTCACAGCGCGTGGAGAAACTTCCGACAAGGTTCTTGGTCTTGAGTTGGGTGTTGACGATTATCTACCAAAACCTTTTGAAGCTCGCGAGTTGGTTGCAAGAATTAAAAGCCTGATTCGTCGTTCAAAAAAATCCTCTTCGTCTTCTTCAGGAAAATTAAAATCAGGCAGTCTGCTTTTAGATACGCAGTTGCGAGCGGCTTTCCTTGAGGGTCAGAATTTAAATCTCAGTACCCATGAGTATGAACTTTTAAAACTGCTGATGTCGCATCCCGGGCAAAGTCTTTCTCGCGATCGTATTATGGATGATCTGCGCGGCGTGGATTGGGAAGCTTACAATCGCAGTATCGATGTGGCGATCAGTCGTCTTCGTCAAAAACTTAAAGACCCAGCGAGGTTGCCTGTGTTTTTAAGAACCGTATGGGGTGAAGGATACTGCTTTATTGCTCCTGTGGAGGAAGTTCTGTGA
- a CDS encoding pirin family protein, whose protein sequence is MLTIRKSNDRGLAEHGWLKSRHTFSFAEYYDPQHMGFGPLRVINEDRIAGGTGFDTHPHRDMEIISYVISGGLRHRDSMGNVTVIKPGEVQRMSAGTGVMHSEYNDQDKDETHFFQIWITPEKRGVKPGYGQKSFEKELNSQKLVHVISKDGVNGSIDINQDANVYISRLKKSEDLDFKVPAGRKLWLQLVKGSVQVNGEAIQTGDAIAATDISTAAITASEDSEMILFDLPA, encoded by the coding sequence ATGCTTACAATCAGAAAATCCAACGACAGAGGCCTTGCGGAACATGGATGGCTTAAATCCCGCCACACTTTTTCTTTCGCTGAGTATTACGATCCCCAACACATGGGCTTTGGCCCTTTGCGTGTGATCAATGAAGACCGCATCGCCGGCGGCACGGGATTCGACACTCATCCACATAGAGATATGGAAATCATTTCTTATGTGATCTCCGGTGGCCTTCGCCATAGAGACTCCATGGGAAATGTCACGGTGATTAAACCGGGTGAAGTGCAACGCATGAGTGCCGGTACAGGAGTCATGCACTCGGAGTACAACGATCAAGATAAGGATGAAACGCATTTCTTCCAAATCTGGATCACGCCGGAAAAACGCGGAGTGAAACCTGGCTATGGTCAGAAGTCCTTCGAGAAAGAATTAAACTCGCAAAAGCTTGTGCATGTGATTTCTAAAGACGGAGTGAATGGTTCCATTGATATCAACCAAGATGCCAATGTGTATATTTCCCGTCTTAAAAAATCCGAAGATTTAGACTTTAAAGTTCCTGCAGGTCGTAAGCTTTGGCTGCAACTTGTGAAGGGCTCTGTGCAAGTCAATGGTGAGGCAATTCAAACCGGTGATGCGATCGCAGCTACTGACATCTCAACTGCCGCTATCACTGCTTCAGAAGATTCAGAAATGATTCTTTTTGATCTTCCAGCTTAA
- a CDS encoding HAMP domain-containing sensor histidine kinase, giving the protein MRTHHRHRDAYKHHHKKHRLKKKLLFRIFFTFMLTAVLIIGGLGWLVHSLKPDHGFSPVAEKNAVFYLSALQQKLNSSLNEKGIEDLYKDLNLYVRVEGFENLADQKGLPSFSEIEKEDEHYSPKVAVGKHHEYFFAELKGASPRTAWFVSAKEIPRGFAFPFVAVAGFIFLILIMSFLTIRWMMSPIKVLMTGVKRISMGDLKYRIKTRQGGEFQVLGEAFNNMADGLEKMVAAKEQLLRDVSHELRSPLTRVGVAVDLLKDETIKGSIKDDLKKMDELVSEILESYRLREGASSLKKSPTDLTELVTHVVEDYKDSAPGVRLENPENVSIVIDPMQIERVLRNLIENAIKYAKPQSAPIVVTLNLEKGDCVLRVKDDGVGIAEKDLPHIFEPFYRADAARSPGKSGFGLGLAIAKTIVEAHGGHIFATSQIGQGSEFTIHLPLE; this is encoded by the coding sequence GTGAGAACACATCATCGTCATCGTGACGCTTACAAACACCATCATAAGAAACATCGCCTAAAGAAAAAGCTTCTTTTCCGGATCTTCTTTACGTTTATGCTGACGGCTGTTCTTATCATTGGCGGCCTTGGCTGGTTGGTTCATTCTTTAAAACCCGATCATGGTTTTTCTCCAGTGGCAGAAAAGAATGCGGTTTTTTATCTTTCAGCTCTTCAGCAAAAGTTAAATTCTTCGCTGAATGAAAAAGGCATCGAAGATCTGTATAAAGATCTAAATCTTTATGTCCGTGTCGAAGGATTTGAAAACTTAGCAGATCAAAAAGGACTTCCTAGTTTTTCTGAGATAGAAAAAGAAGATGAACATTATTCTCCCAAGGTGGCCGTTGGAAAACATCACGAATATTTCTTTGCGGAACTTAAAGGGGCGTCGCCACGTACAGCGTGGTTTGTCTCAGCCAAAGAAATCCCTCGCGGTTTTGCGTTTCCATTCGTGGCTGTGGCTGGATTTATTTTCTTAATTCTGATCATGAGCTTTTTGACGATTCGTTGGATGATGTCGCCGATCAAAGTTCTTATGACAGGTGTAAAGAGAATCTCGATGGGGGATTTAAAATACCGCATTAAAACTCGCCAGGGCGGGGAGTTCCAAGTTCTTGGTGAAGCATTTAATAATATGGCTGACGGACTTGAGAAAATGGTTGCCGCGAAAGAACAGCTTCTAAGAGACGTCAGTCACGAGCTGCGCAGTCCCTTAACTCGCGTGGGTGTGGCCGTTGATTTATTAAAAGACGAAACAATCAAGGGATCTATTAAAGATGACCTTAAAAAGATGGACGAACTTGTTTCGGAAATTTTGGAATCCTACCGCTTGCGTGAGGGAGCTTCGTCATTAAAAAAATCTCCGACAGATTTAACGGAACTTGTGACTCACGTGGTGGAGGATTATAAAGACTCCGCTCCTGGAGTTCGTCTAGAAAATCCTGAAAATGTGTCGATCGTGATTGATCCAATGCAAATCGAGCGTGTGCTAAGAAATTTAATTGAGAATGCGATTAAATATGCAAAACCTCAATCTGCACCGATTGTCGTGACGTTGAATTTAGAAAAAGGCGACTGCGTTCTAAGAGTGAAAGACGACGGTGTCGGTATTGCCGAAAAAGATTTGCCGCACATCTTTGAGCCTTTCTATCGCGCTGATGCTGCGAGATCGCCTGGAAAATCAGGGTTTGGATTAGGACTTGCGATTGCAAAAACAATTGTTGAGGCTCACGGCGGCCATATCTTTGCGACAAGCCAAATAGGCCAAGGCTCTGAGTTCACAATTCATTTACCATTAGAGTAA